A single Cydia pomonella isolate Wapato2018A unplaced genomic scaffold, ilCydPomo1 PGA_scaffold_199, whole genome shotgun sequence DNA region contains:
- the LOC133533682 gene encoding kinesin-like protein KIF23, protein MKSAKSKQKINEMRTPARSKQNVNGERDPVQVFCRLRPMQRDSDIPCMKIISPTTVLLTPPATALSYRYENNKSMKYTFREVFPPETSQKEVFDKVAYPLVEGLIKGKNGLLFTYGVTGSGKTFTMTGEPQNCGILPRCLNILFKTINECQAHKYVFKPDKMNMFEIQSEAEAMLERQQELHKFKMGKKTNSNPDLAMASMEVTKVEGLNEDNQYAVFVSYVEVYNNSVFDLLEDGPPVSKNLPAKIIREYAAKNMYVHGVTEIEIKSAEEAFDAFYLGLKRKRMAHTTLNAESSRSHSVFTIRLVQAPVDEVGEAIIQNKKFLSISQISLVDLAGSERTNRTKNTGQRLREAGNINKSLMTLRTCLEVLRENQATGAKNMVPYRESKITHLFKNFFEGEGQVRMIVCANPRAEDYDETLQVMKFAEMAAEVEVTKAQVNDIAASIGLVSGRRKANRLFATARDNLGRPDAKELELDLGLVYSLGPDFPSLELNSSQAGHIIKELMAHLEMRLDRRETLKRSKALKDERFRAALIDIEKESLEVRGENAALRGQLAASERRIRALEDRLTATENEATSNKRKLNELTEYTSTLKRELQDKELQLSQNKLEKEKMKRILERKYNHKIAAEHERAKEIHTEKEKLRNAIEDKENRLRIIAEALDRGDIEPKHTGEFAAQTSVRDYTPGSTPRALPAHLLTPFSSVPHTRETRDTPASSRRGVAIANPRHRRSLSADGRGWIEHAPNKLVPMGTVMKPSISNSKVVNKLTTVKDIANSKASKYCLISQEQDTDGELETKLYKGDVVPTCGGGAQVIFNDVEMLKQFSPTRESNRESANTQRTSGCARHSGKRRETTHSPPQTPSNTSKKQRVDDE, encoded by the coding sequence atgaagTCCGCCAAATCGAAACAGAAAATCAACGAGATGCGTACGCCGGCGCGGAGTAAGCAAAACGTGAACGGCGAGCGCGATCCTGTGCAAGTTTTCTGTAGATTACGCCCGATGCAACGAGACTCCGATATCCCGTGCATGAAGATTATTTCCCCGACAACAGTACTCCTAACTCCACCAGCAACGGCTTTGAGCTACAGATATGAGAACAACAAGTCGATGAAATACACTTTCAGAGAAGTTTTCCCTCCTGAAACATCGCAGAAAGAAGTCTTCGATAAAGTTGCATATCCGCTTGTAGAAGGCCTAATCAAAGGTAAAAATGGTCTATTATTCACTTACGGCGTCACCGGCAGCGGGAAAACCTTCACAATGACCGGCGAGCCCCAAAACTGCGGAATTTTGCCAAGATGTCTGAATATcttatttaaaactataaacGAATGCCAGGCGCATAAATACGTGTTCAAACCTGACAAAATGAATATGTTTGAAATTCAGTCTGAGGCGGAAGCCATGTTGGAAAGACAGCAGGAGCTACATAAATTCAAAATGGGGAAGAAAACCAACTCGAACCCAGACTTAGCAATGGCTTCGATGGAGGTTACAAAGGTTGAAGGTTTGAATGAAGACAACCAGTATGCAGTGTTTGTTTCATATGTAGAAGTCTACAATAACAGTGTCTTTGATTTACTGGAAGATGGACCGCCGGTGTCCAAAAATTTACCTGCCAAAATCATCAGAGAATATGCAGCAAAGAACATGTATGTACATGGTGTTACTGAGATTGAAATTAAGTCTGCAGAGGAGGCATTTGATGCATTCTATTTAGGCTTGAAACGGAAAAGGATGGCTCATACAACTCTTAATGCGGAATCAAGTCGGAGTCATTCGGTTTTCACCATCAGGCTGGTGCAGGCACCCGTAGATGAGGTAGGTGAGGCTATCATACAGAATAAGAAGTTTCTATCCATCAGCCAAATAAGCTTGGTTGACTTAGCTGGCAGCGAAAGGACAAATCGGACGAAAAATACTGGGCAGCGGTTACGAGAGGCTGGCAATATTAATAAGTCGTTAATGACGCTCCGAACGTGCCTGGAAGTGTTACGAGAGAACCAAGCTACTGGGGCAAAAAATATGGTACCATACAGAGAGTCCAAGATCACTCACCTGTTCAAAAACTTCTTTGAAGGAGAAGGGCAGGTACGTATGATTGTATGTGCTAACCCGAGAGCAGAGGACTATGATGAGACGCTTCAAGTTATGAAGTTTGCTGAAATGGCAGCAGAAGTAGAAGTAACTAAAGCCCAAGTCAACGATATTGCAGCCTCTATTGGCCTGGTATCTGGTAGGCGTAAGGCTAACAGACTATTTGCAACAGCCAGAGACAATTTAGGTCGACCTGATGCTAAAGAGTTGGAATTAGACCTAGGTCTTGTGTATAGCCTTGGCCCAGACTTCCCAAGTCTAGAACTGAATAGCTCACAAGCTGGCCACATTATTAAAGAACTCATGGCCCATTTGGAGATGCGGTTAGATCGGAGAGAAACCTTGAAACGGAGTAAAGCTTTGAAAGATGAGAGATTCAGAGCTGCTCTTATAGACATAGAGAAAGAGTCTCTTGAAGTAAGAGGAGAGAATGCTGCTTTAAGAGGACAGCTAGCAGCATCTGAACGCAGAATCAGAGCTCTAGAAGACCGGCTGACAGCTACTGAGAATGAAGCGACTTCTAACAAACGGAAACTGAATGAACTGACTGAATACACAAGCACACTGAAAAGGGAGCTGCAAGATAAAGAGCTACAGCTAAGCCAGAATAAGCTAGAGAAAGAGAAAATGAAGCGCATCTTAGAAAGAAAATACAATCACAAGATAGCAGCAGAACATGAGCGggcaaaagaaatacatacTGAAAAAGAGAAATTACGCAATGCTATAGAAGATAAGGAGAATCGCTTAAGGATTATAGCTGAAGCGTTAGACAGAGGTGATATAGAGCCGAAGCATACTGGAGAGTTTGCAGCACAGACTAGTGTAAGAGACTACACTCCAGGGTCGACACCTAGAGCTTTACCAGCGCACTTACTAACTCCATTCAGCTCAGTACCTCATACTCGGGAAACTAGAGACACACCAGCATCGTCTCGACGCGGTGTAGCCATTGCCAACCCTAGGCACCGTCGTTCATTATCCGCCGACGGTCGAGGTTGGATTGAACATGCTCCAAACAAACTCGTCCCAATGGGTACCGTTATGAAACCTTCCATAAGTAACAGCAAAGTAGTCAACAAGCTAACAACAGTCAAAGACATAGCTAATTCTAAAGCATCGAAATACTGCTTAATATCTCAAGAGCAAGACACAGATGGAGAACTAGAAACAAAGCTGTACAAAGGCGATGTTGTGCCAACTTGCGGCGGTGGCGCTCAAGTTATTTTCAATGATGTAGAAATGCTAAAACAGTTCTCTCCGACTCGGGAATCAAATAGGGAGTCGGCTAATACTCAGAGAACTTCAGGATGCGCCAGACATTCAGGAAAGAGAAGAGAGACAACGCATTCGCCGCCGCAAACTCCTTCTAATACTAGCAAGAAACAAAGGGTAGATGATGAATGA